One uncultured Caproiciproducens sp. DNA segment encodes these proteins:
- a CDS encoding DNA alkylation repair protein: protein MQNEFVYTDYPALIQYLQTLADEPYREMQNKIVPGVDHIIGVRVPKLRTLAKQIAKGNWRDYLSSAQDTFHEELMLRSFVIGCAKMEQDELFSLIEDFVPRINSWAVCDGFCSSLKAAAKDRKRLFAFLQPYLQSGREYELRFAVIMLMDYFITDEYFDTVLKIYDKIRHDGYYVKMGVAWAVSVCFVKYPDQTMKYLLKSGLDDWTYNKTLQKIVESFRVDDGTKAVIRGMKRRVK, encoded by the coding sequence ATGCAAAATGAATTTGTTTATACCGATTATCCTGCGCTTATTCAATATCTGCAAACGCTGGCGGACGAACCTTACCGCGAAATGCAGAATAAAATCGTTCCCGGTGTGGATCACATCATCGGCGTTCGTGTGCCGAAGCTGCGCACGCTGGCCAAACAGATTGCAAAAGGCAACTGGCGGGATTATCTTTCATCCGCTCAAGACACATTCCATGAAGAGCTTATGCTGCGCAGCTTTGTAATCGGCTGCGCCAAAATGGAGCAGGACGAACTTTTTTCTTTAATTGAAGATTTTGTGCCGAGAATCAACAGTTGGGCGGTGTGCGACGGTTTCTGTTCCTCACTAAAGGCAGCCGCAAAAGATAGAAAACGGTTGTTTGCGTTTTTGCAGCCATATCTCCAAAGCGGCAGGGAGTATGAACTGCGTTTTGCTGTCATTATGCTGATGGATTATTTCATCACCGACGAATATTTTGATACGGTTTTGAAGATTTACGATAAAATCCGCCATGACGGCTATTATGTTAAAATGGGTGTAGCGTGGGCAGTATCTGTCTGCTTTGTAAAATATCCCGATCAAACCATGAAATATCTGCTCAAAAGCGGTCTTGACGACTGGACCTACAATAAGACGCTGCAAAAAATTGTAGAATCCTTCCGTGTGGATGACGGGACCAAGGCGGTCATCCGGGGGATGAAACGCAGGGTGAAATAG
- a CDS encoding FtsX-like permease family protein, whose translation MFFKLALKNVTKSIRDYTIYFLTMTFGVCLFYMFNSIDSQKAMLNISAVQSNSMELLTQSIGYVSVFISVILGFLIVYANQFLIRRRKKELGVYMTLGMEKGKISRIVVLETFFIGVFALAVGLIVGIFASQWLSVVTAKMFEVSMKAFQFTFSFNAFYKTMVYFGIIFLIVMIFNTISISKLKLIDLLTDGKKNENLKIKRLWISVVLFLVSVACLCAAYYLINKNGMYEINSMFTSSIVLGCIGTLLFFLSLSGFLLRVVQTNKRLYYKNMNMFILRQINSKINTTFVSMSVICIMLLVTIGTLSTGMGLADVLTKGVKESTPYDITFSYYRNQKSNAKAQQKDLAKIMMEDQIDLDHFAKEYAQLNYYSSDLKYGDFHFDDSLLRQYFGDGQISAINQLPMPIISLTDYNRAAKMQGKAEISLKADEFAVNCTLYQFQPAIESFLKSSGKITLNGKQLTSAGKAFYQTSLQTSMTQSDSGTLIVPDTMINGLPFENGFLNMNYKAGVNEQEFLQKLETVYNKADVKSGRIVCPYDMELSRTLIMEQGAGLKTVISYLAIYIGLVFLITSAAVLALQQLSEASDNAERYGLLQKLGAEESMVNRALFSQIGIYFFIPLSLAIVHSIVGIKVANNVVQMLGHLDIMGNTVYTAAIFLVIYGGYFLATYFGSRSMIHQRQN comes from the coding sequence ATGTTCTTTAAACTCGCTTTGAAAAATGTCACCAAAAGCATCAGGGACTACACCATTTACTTTTTAACCATGACTTTCGGCGTATGTCTGTTCTATATGTTCAATTCCATCGACTCTCAGAAAGCGATGCTCAATATCAGTGCCGTTCAAAGCAATTCGATGGAATTGCTCACTCAGTCCATCGGCTATGTTTCAGTTTTCATTTCGGTCATTCTTGGTTTTTTAATTGTGTATGCCAATCAGTTTTTAATCAGGCGGCGCAAAAAAGAACTCGGAGTCTATATGACGCTTGGTATGGAAAAAGGTAAAATATCGCGCATTGTTGTTCTTGAAACCTTTTTCATTGGCGTGTTTGCCCTTGCCGTCGGCCTGATTGTGGGTATTTTTGCTTCACAATGGCTTAGCGTTGTTACCGCCAAAATGTTTGAAGTCAGTATGAAGGCGTTTCAATTTACCTTTTCCTTCAACGCGTTTTATAAAACAATGGTTTACTTTGGCATCATTTTTTTGATTGTTATGATTTTCAATACCATTTCTATTTCTAAATTAAAGCTGATTGATTTGCTGACTGACGGCAAAAAGAACGAAAATCTCAAAATCAAAAGGCTTTGGATTTCAGTCGTTCTGTTCCTTGTTTCGGTTGCCTGCCTGTGCGCTGCTTATTATTTGATTAATAAAAACGGAATGTATGAAATTAACTCAATGTTCACCTCTTCCATTGTATTGGGCTGTATTGGCACGCTGCTGTTCTTTTTGTCCCTTTCCGGCTTTCTGCTGCGGGTGGTACAGACCAACAAGCGCCTGTACTATAAAAACATGAATATGTTTATCCTGCGGCAGATCAACAGCAAAATTAACACAACCTTTGTCTCCATGTCTGTCATCTGCATCATGCTGCTTGTTACCATCGGAACCCTTTCAACCGGCATGGGGTTGGCGGATGTTTTAACAAAGGGCGTGAAGGAATCCACTCCGTATGACATCACATTTTCCTATTACAGAAATCAAAAGAGCAATGCAAAAGCACAACAGAAAGACCTTGCGAAAATAATGATGGAGGATCAAATAGACCTTGACCATTTTGCGAAAGAATACGCGCAATTAAACTATTATTCTTCCGATCTGAAGTACGGCGATTTTCACTTTGACGATTCGCTTCTACGGCAGTATTTTGGCGACGGCCAGATTTCGGCGATCAACCAGCTTCCAATGCCGATTATTTCGCTGACCGACTATAACCGGGCTGCAAAAATGCAGGGCAAAGCGGAGATTTCCCTCAAAGCGGATGAGTTTGCCGTAAACTGTACTCTTTATCAGTTTCAGCCTGCCATCGAGTCCTTTCTGAAAAGCAGCGGCAAAATCACTTTGAATGGAAAACAGCTGACAAGTGCGGGAAAGGCATTTTACCAGACATCTTTGCAGACTTCTATGACGCAATCCGACTCCGGTACGCTGATTGTGCCGGACACGATGATAAACGGCCTTCCGTTTGAAAACGGATTTCTCAACATGAATTACAAGGCGGGCGTAAACGAGCAGGAGTTCCTGCAGAAGCTGGAAACAGTATACAATAAAGCCGACGTGAAAAGCGGAAGGATTGTTTGCCCCTATGATATGGAACTGTCAAGAACGCTCATTATGGAACAGGGCGCCGGATTAAAAACAGTGATATCCTATCTTGCTATTTATATCGGGCTGGTCTTTCTGATTACGAGTGCGGCGGTGCTTGCCCTGCAGCAGCTATCCGAAGCATCGGACAACGCAGAACGCTACGGTCTGCTTCAAAAGCTGGGCGCGGAGGAAAGTATGGTCAACCGCGCGCTGTTCAGCCAAATCGGCATTTATTTCTTCATTCCCCTTTCGCTGGCAATCGTCCATTCCATTGTGGGGATTAAGGTCGCAAATAATGTGGTTCAGATGCTGGGGCATTTGGACATTATGGGGAATACGGTTTATACCGCCGCAATTTTTCTGGTGATTTACGGAGGATATTTCCTTGCGACATATTTTGGCAGCAGGAGCATGATTCATCAAAGGCAGAACTAA
- a CDS encoding ferrous iron transport protein A: MTLNELQIGRKSKIVEVRGEGALRRRLLDMGLTPHTEVMVRKVAPMGDPIEIHLRGYELTIRIDDAKNIEVEGS; the protein is encoded by the coding sequence ATGACCTTAAACGAACTGCAAATCGGCCGAAAATCAAAGATTGTTGAAGTCAGGGGTGAGGGAGCGCTCCGGCGCAGGCTGCTTGACATGGGATTGACTCCCCACACTGAGGTTATGGTAAGAAAGGTTGCGCCAATGGGAGACCCCATTGAAATACATCTTCGCGGCTACGAACTGACCATCCGAATTGATGATGCCAAGAATATAGAAGTGGAAGGAAGTTAA
- a CDS encoding SprT family zinc-dependent metalloprotease has translation MEYQVIRSRRKTIAICIGRDGVVIIRAPMKAAQSTINGFVREKQSWIEEKSSQMAENAASRREFHVAPGSALPLLGREHPVLAGGCVTFDGTSFTVPDEAFETLKPQIIKLYQSIALKVISERTDYYAKQAGFMPSGVRIGSANTCWGSCSGKNRLSFSWKLILVPPEQIDYVVVHELAHTLEHNHSARFWKLVEVVLPDYKIRRKKLKAIAQDLQKQDW, from the coding sequence ATGGAGTATCAAGTGATTCGCTCCCGCCGCAAGACGATTGCGATCTGTATCGGCCGGGACGGGGTTGTGATTATCAGGGCTCCGATGAAGGCAGCCCAAAGTACGATAAATGGGTTTGTGCGAGAAAAGCAGAGTTGGATTGAAGAAAAGTCTTCCCAAATGGCTGAAAACGCCGCCTCCCGCCGGGAATTCCATGTCGCCCCGGGTTCAGCCCTTCCGCTTCTCGGAAGGGAACATCCGGTTTTGGCTGGCGGGTGTGTTACCTTTGACGGCACAAGCTTTACTGTCCCGGACGAGGCTTTTGAAACACTGAAACCGCAGATCATCAAGCTTTATCAATCTATCGCTTTGAAAGTTATTTCGGAGAGGACGGATTACTATGCTAAACAAGCAGGTTTTATGCCGTCGGGGGTGCGGATTGGTTCTGCAAATACCTGCTGGGGGTCCTGCTCGGGTAAAAACCGCCTTAGTTTTTCATGGAAGCTCATTCTTGTTCCGCCGGAGCAGATCGACTATGTGGTTGTTCATGAACTGGCGCACACGCTGGAGCATAACCATTCGGCGCGATTCTGGAAATTGGTCGAGGTTGTTCTGCCGGATTATAAAATACGGCGTAAGAAATTGAAAGCAATCGCACAGGACTTGCAGAAGCAGGACTGGTGA
- a CDS encoding aminopeptidase, translating to MVKQEILRKYARLAVRMGVHVQKDQLLVITSCVDCAYFTRLCVDEAYKAGAGKVLVLWGDEAVTKLAYQNESTETLARIAPWQIEQKRNCIDQKCCFLYVESATPGLLAEIDGAKLQAARMAKETAFEPFEYYTMANYGQWSIVAIPTVDWARKVFPQYSDEKALAALWDAVLMSVRITEDNDPVEEWEQHNEKLTRNCELLNRFRFKSLHFTNQLGTDLTVGLIKNHIWAGGCDKSKNGTVFNPNMPTEEAFTMPDKFGVNGRVYATKPLIYQGKMIENFYLDFQDGKVTDFKAEKGEDTLKNLIEFDGGSCYLGEVALVPYDSPISRLGILFLNTLFDENASCHLALGASYPDNLKNGAEFKREELDRLGSNYSKIHCDFMFGSADMSAVGTTEDGSKIKVFENGSFII from the coding sequence ATGGTTAAACAGGAAATTTTACGCAAATATGCGCGTCTCGCGGTTCGCATGGGGGTTCATGTGCAGAAGGATCAGCTTCTCGTCATCACCTCTTGTGTCGACTGCGCCTATTTTACCCGGTTATGTGTGGACGAAGCATACAAAGCCGGCGCCGGAAAAGTGCTTGTCCTGTGGGGGGACGAAGCGGTCACAAAGCTTGCCTACCAAAATGAAAGCACCGAAACGCTTGCACGGATCGCCCCGTGGCAGATTGAGCAAAAGAGAAACTGCATCGATCAAAAATGCTGTTTTCTGTATGTCGAGTCGGCAACCCCCGGACTTCTGGCCGAAATCGACGGGGCAAAACTTCAAGCGGCCCGCATGGCAAAAGAAACCGCCTTTGAGCCGTTTGAATACTATACGATGGCGAATTACGGCCAGTGGTCCATTGTTGCCATTCCAACGGTTGACTGGGCAAGAAAGGTATTTCCTCAATACAGTGATGAAAAGGCTCTTGCCGCATTGTGGGATGCCGTTTTGATGAGTGTGAGAATCACAGAGGATAACGATCCGGTGGAAGAGTGGGAACAGCACAACGAAAAACTGACGCGCAACTGTGAACTTTTAAACCGGTTTCGATTTAAATCCCTGCACTTTACAAATCAGTTGGGAACGGATTTGACGGTTGGGCTTATCAAGAACCATATTTGGGCGGGCGGTTGTGACAAGTCGAAAAATGGTACGGTTTTCAACCCAAACATGCCGACGGAAGAAGCATTTACAATGCCGGATAAGTTCGGCGTGAATGGACGTGTGTATGCGACAAAACCTTTGATTTATCAGGGGAAAATGATTGAGAATTTCTATCTTGATTTTCAGGATGGAAAGGTAACGGATTTTAAAGCGGAAAAAGGGGAAGACACCTTGAAAAATCTGATTGAATTTGACGGGGGCAGCTGCTATCTCGGAGAAGTTGCGCTGGTACCGTATGACTCGCCCATTTCCCGGCTGGGAATTTTGTTTTTGAACACGCTCTTTGACGAAAATGCTTCCTGTCATCTTGCTCTGGGGGCATCCTACCCTGATAATCTGAAGAACGGTGCGGAGTTCAAACGGGAAGAACTCGACAGGCTCGGCTCCAATTACTCAAAAATTCACTGCGATTTTATGTTTGGAAGCGCGGATATGAGCGCTGTCGGAACAACGGAGGACGGTTCAAAAATCAAAGTGTTCGAAAACGGAAGTTTCATCATATAA
- a CDS encoding L-lactate dehydrogenase, with protein sequence MVNVRKCAMIGCGFVGASAAFSLVESGLFSELVLIDANHDKAEGEAMDLNHGMPFVRPMDIYAGGYDDLSDCGLIIITAGANQKPDETRMDLVNKNVSIFKSIIPEIKKRQCEGILLIVSNPVDILTYVALKLSGLPNSRVIGSGTVLDTARLKFLLGQHLDVDSRSVHAFIIGEHGDSELAVWSSANVSGIELDHFCELCGHFNHMESMRRLYEGVRDSAYDIIKKKGATYYGIAMAVRRIAECIVRNEHSILPVSSLIEGHYGLSGVCMGVPTIVGSSGVEKVLDIPLSAEEQKQLLDSADALKKVLNTIEL encoded by the coding sequence ATGGTAAATGTCAGAAAATGCGCGATGATCGGCTGTGGTTTTGTAGGGGCGAGCGCCGCGTTCAGTCTGGTGGAAAGCGGTCTGTTTTCAGAACTTGTACTGATTGACGCAAATCATGACAAGGCCGAGGGCGAGGCAATGGATTTGAATCATGGGATGCCCTTTGTGAGGCCGATGGATATTTATGCCGGCGGTTATGACGATCTTTCGGACTGCGGACTGATTATCATTACAGCGGGTGCAAATCAAAAACCAGATGAAACCCGCATGGATCTCGTCAATAAAAACGTTAGCATCTTTAAAAGCATCATTCCGGAAATTAAAAAACGCCAATGTGAAGGCATTTTGCTGATTGTGTCCAATCCGGTTGATATTCTGACGTATGTAGCGCTTAAACTCTCCGGCCTTCCGAATAGCCGGGTAATTGGTTCCGGCACGGTGCTGGACACGGCGCGGCTGAAATTCCTTCTGGGGCAGCATCTTGATGTTGACAGCCGAAGCGTACATGCTTTTATTATCGGTGAGCACGGCGACAGTGAACTGGCGGTGTGGAGCAGCGCAAATGTGTCCGGAATTGAGCTGGATCATTTCTGTGAACTTTGCGGCCATTTCAACCATATGGAATCCATGCGGCGGCTTTACGAGGGTGTGCGGGACAGCGCCTATGATATTATCAAAAAAAAGGGCGCAACATACTATGGGATTGCAATGGCGGTACGCCGTATCGCCGAGTGTATTGTTCGCAACGAACATTCCATTCTCCCAGTTTCCAGTTTGATTGAAGGACACTACGGCCTAAGCGGGGTATGCATGGGCGTGCCTACCATTGTTGGCAGCTCCGGGGTTGAAAAAGTGCTGGATATTCCATTGAGTGCAGAAGAACAGAAGCAGCTTCTGGACTCGGCGGATGCGCTGAAAAAAGTGCTCAACACAATTGAATTGTGA